A DNA window from Oncorhynchus tshawytscha isolate Ot180627B linkage group LG13, Otsh_v2.0, whole genome shotgun sequence contains the following coding sequences:
- the LOC112236592 gene encoding protein LYRIC-like yields MATDWQTSAIEQAELISSRLRELLSTGEGYIRSEFGVELGLTPELYPSWAILSAAAAVGLLVLSWAAVCSGLFGGKKLGAPVTQDSGDSLKAQVNKIVKPEAQNKKTKKKSTEKKAQYNGRTVPEPQEEVTEEITKPSPEITTEVKKTKKKAKPEVKPAKRVSAGDGKEPDDGAWETKVSNREKRQQKRKEKGPDGSGSPEGVPVPQRQVEQPPLTATVNRKNREPLHLRPGKGDSFTTPVSTSWREEPSVNGGGWPDISMKLPTHICSSDGEKWPAIPKGPRHLKSEPTWRQDTEGSWSGVDGRMKNELNTLPSVLGLKTIEHITHPASELQWECPSPSDEWSGLSGIAAADPSSDWNAPTELWGNYEGPPVVEAPGPPPQDTAPNHPQGAQGSDDDKEKDDSAGGAARSKKKKNRKKKAEEGGPTGQVTSDSMTVTPVESSALPPAGTKQSISQPSSQKISDPSFDAPKPSQKKKSRKETGS; encoded by the exons ATGGCAACGGACTGGCAAACTTCAGCTATTGAGCAAGCCGAATTGATATCCAGTCGTCTCAGAGAGCTGTTGTCCACCGGGGAGGGATATATCCGATCGGAGTTTGGGGTGGAATTGGGACTGACGCCTGAGCTGTACCCGTCATGGGCGATTCTCTCCGCGGCGGCCGCGGTGGGGCTGCTGGTCCTGTCGTGGGCCGCGGTCTGTAGCGGACTCTTCGGTGGGAAAAAGCTAGGAGCTCCGGTTACACAAGACAGTGGTGATTCCCTCAAGGCCCAAGTGAATAAGATTGTGAAGCCCGAGGCACAAAATAAAAAGACTAAAAAGAAATCTACTGAAAAG AAGGCTCAGTATAATGGACGAACAGTTCCAGAGCCTCAGGAGGAAGTGACAGAAGAAATTACCAAACCTTCCCCAGAGATTACAACTGAG GTGAAGAAAACCAAGAAGAAAGCCAAACCCGAGGTTAAACCAGCCAAGAGGGTTTCTGCTGGCGATGGCAAAGAGCCTGATGATG GTGCGTGGGAGACTAAGGTGAGTAACCGGGAGAAGCGGCAgcagaagaggaaggagaaggggcCTGACGGGTCAGGAAGCCCGGAGGGGGTGCCGGTACCTCAACGCCAGGTGGAACAGCCTCCTCTCACCGCCACGGTCAACAGGAAGAACAGAG AGCCCTTGCACCTGAGGCCTGGGAAAGGAGATTCTTTCACGACACCAG tgtCCACCAGCTGGAGAGAGGAGCCGTCAGTGAATGGTGGAGGGTGGCCAGATATCTCCATGAAGCTGCCCACCCATATATGCTCTTCAGACGGGGAGAAGTGGCCGGCCATCCCTAAAGGACCCCGACACTTGAAATCTGAACCCACCTGGAGACAGGACACTGAAG GGTCGTGGAGTGGGGTTGATGGGAGGATGAAGAATGAACTAAACACATTACCCTCTGTACTTGGACTGAAGACTATAG agcACATCACCCATCCTGCCTCTGAGCTGCAGTGGGAATGCCCCTCTCCTTCTGATGAGTGGTCAGGATTAA GCGGTATTGCAGCAGCGGACCCCAGCTCAGACTGGAACGCCCCTACGGAGCTGTGGGGGAACTATGAGGGACCCCCGGTGGTAGAGGCCCCCGGCCCCCCGCCCCAGGACACTGCACCCAACCACCCCCAGGGGGCACAGGGGTCAGACGATGACAAGGAGAAGGATGACTCTGCCGGGGGGGCTGCCAGgtccaagaagaagaagaataggaaGAAAAAAGCTGAGGAAGGTGGTCCTACAGGCCAG GTGACCTCTGACAGCATGACAGTCACACCAGTGGAGAGTTCAGCACTTCCCCCAGCAGGGACCAAACAGTCCATCTCCCAGCCGTCCTCACAGA AAATATCCGACCCGAGCTTCGATGCTCCCAAGCCGTCCCAGAAGAAGAAGAGCCGGAAAGAGACAGGAAGTTAA
- the LOC112236593 gene encoding uncharacterized protein LOC112236593, translated as MASLPADRLSTEPPFTHFGLDVFGPWTVASRQTRGLAHSKWWAVIFTCMSVRAVNIEVLESLDTSSFISALRGFFSIQGPAKQIHSNRGTNFIGACKEHKIPSNINNDSVDTYLSEQGCIWIFKPPHASHMGGAWERMIGVESRILLAVFLQQGHSTLNHETLITLLAEVAAIINARPLVPVSTDPDDPLILTPAALLTQKVSIPSSPAGDYGAKDLFKRQ; from the coding sequence ATGGCCAGCCTTCCTGCTGATCGTCTTTCCACCGAACCTCCGTTCACCCATTTCGGACTGGATGTGTTTGGTCCATGGACCGTTGCCTCTCGCCAGACAAGAGGCCTCGCCCACAGTAAGTGGTGGGCCGTCATATTCACCTGTATGAGCGTGAGAGCCGTTAATATTGAAGTCCTTGAGTCATTGGATACATCAAGCTTTATCAGCGCCCTGAGGGGTTTCTTCTCGATCCAAGGCCCAGCAAAGCAGATTCATTCCAACCGTGGGACCAATTTCATTGGGGCCTGCAAGGAACATAAGATCCCCTCGAACATCAACAACGACTCGGTGGATACCTACCTGTCAGAACAGGGCTGCATCTGGATATTCAAACCCCCACATGCCTCTCACATGGGTGGTGCCTGGGAGAGGATGATTGGTGTAGAATCCAGGATTCTCCTTGCTGTGTTCCTCCAACAGGGTCATTCAACGCTAAATCACGAAACGCTCATTACTCTGTTGGCAGAAGTGGCTGCCATCATCAATGCCAGACCTCTGGTTCCAGTCTCTACAGATCCAGATGACCCCCTCATACTTACACCTGCTGCTCTCCTCACACAGAAAGTGAGTATCCCTTCGAGTCCTGCTGGCGACTATGGAGCCAAGGACCTCTTTAAGCGGCAGTGA